From Enhydrobacter sp., the proteins below share one genomic window:
- a CDS encoding amidophosphoribosyltransferase → MLNAPAPLDRDSDKFHEECALFGIYGTSDAAAHTALGLHAQQHRGQEATGIVTFDGRHFHSHRAPGLVGDVFGEQAVMATLQGYSAIGHNRYATTGGTNDRNIQPIFADYDFGGLALCHNGNLTNAYLLRRELVRMGCLFQSTTDTEVINHLIARSNYSTVVDRLIDALGRVKGAYSLLILTNEALIGVRDPMGVRPLVIGRLEDSWIIASETCGLDIIGARYVRDVEPGEIVIVDGSGLRSIKPFGRQQRRFCVFEHIYFARPDSRIEGVGVYEARKRIGMELAKESPVAADLVVPVPDSGVPAAIGYAHESGLPFELGIIRNHYVGRTFIEPADHIRHLGVRLKHNANRAMIEGRRVILVDDSIVRGTTSMKIVEMVRNAGAREVHMRIAAPPTTHSCFYGIDTPERDKLLASHYDVDGMAKFIKVDSLAFLSIDGLYRAMGLPGRDPQAPGFCDACFTGDYPIPLDDLMGSEDRQLSLLAETA, encoded by the coding sequence GTGCTGAACGCCCCCGCCCCCCTGGATCGCGACAGCGACAAGTTCCACGAGGAATGCGCGCTGTTCGGCATCTACGGCACGTCGGACGCCGCCGCCCATACCGCGCTCGGGCTGCATGCCCAGCAGCACCGAGGGCAGGAAGCCACCGGCATCGTCACCTTCGACGGACGCCATTTCCACTCCCACCGCGCCCCCGGCCTGGTGGGAGATGTTTTTGGCGAGCAGGCCGTGATGGCCACCCTCCAGGGCTACAGCGCCATCGGTCACAACCGCTACGCCACGACAGGCGGCACCAACGACCGCAACATCCAGCCGATCTTCGCCGACTACGATTTCGGCGGCCTGGCGCTCTGCCACAACGGCAACCTCACCAACGCCTACCTGCTGCGCCGCGAACTGGTGCGCATGGGCTGCCTGTTCCAGTCCACCACCGACACCGAGGTCATCAACCACCTGATCGCCCGTTCCAACTACTCGACCGTCGTCGACCGGCTGATAGACGCGCTCGGACGGGTCAAGGGCGCCTACTCGCTGCTCATTCTCACCAACGAGGCGCTGATCGGCGTGCGCGACCCGATGGGCGTGCGCCCGCTGGTGATCGGCCGCCTCGAGGATTCCTGGATCATCGCCTCGGAGACCTGCGGGCTCGACATCATCGGCGCGCGCTACGTGCGCGACGTCGAGCCCGGCGAGATCGTCATCGTCGACGGCAGCGGGTTGCGCTCGATCAAGCCGTTCGGCAGGCAACAGCGTCGGTTCTGCGTCTTCGAGCACATCTACTTCGCCCGCCCCGACAGCAGGATCGAGGGCGTCGGCGTCTACGAGGCGCGCAAGCGCATCGGCATGGAACTCGCCAAGGAGAGCCCCGTGGCGGCCGACCTGGTCGTGCCGGTGCCCGATTCGGGCGTGCCGGCGGCAATCGGCTATGCTCATGAGTCCGGCCTGCCGTTCGAGCTCGGCATCATCCGCAACCACTATGTCGGCCGTACCTTCATCGAGCCGGCCGATCACATCCGCCATCTCGGCGTGCGGCTGAAGCACAACGCCAACCGCGCCATGATCGAGGGCAGGCGGGTGATCCTGGTCGACGATTCGATCGTGCGCGGCACGACCTCGATGAAGATCGTCGAGATGGTGCGCAACGCCGGCGCCCGCGAGGTCCACATGCGCATCGCCGCCCCGCCGACCACCCACTCCTGCTTCTACGGCATCGACACGCCCGAGCGCGACAAGCTGCTCGCCTCGCACTACGACGTCGACGGCATGGCCAAGTTCATCAAGGTCGATTCTCTGGCCTTCCTGTCGATCGACGGCCTCTATCGCGCCATGGGCCTGCCCGGCCGCGACCCTCAGGCGCCCGGCTTTTGCGACGCCTGCTTCACAGGCGACTACCCGATCCCCCTCGACGACCTGATGGGCAGCGAGGACCGCCAGCTCTCGCTGCTCGCCGAAACGGCGTAA
- a CDS encoding SDR family NAD(P)-dependent oxidoreductase, translated as MRLQGRIALITGASRGLGAAAAFAYAREGAHCILVARTVGGLEAVDDRIKSIGGSATLVPLDVTDGPGIDRLGAALHERYGRLDVLLACAGVLGTLSPVGHFEPRIFEQVMAVNVTANWRLMRSLDPLLRQSDAGRAIFVTSGISRRAVPYWGAYAASKAALDMLASIYAAESAHTRLRVNLYNPGPMRTAMRALAFPGEDPASLPPPEAHDENLIGLALPECTMNGQWVAGDEALGA; from the coding sequence ATGAGACTCCAAGGCCGGATCGCCCTGATCACCGGCGCCTCGCGCGGTCTCGGCGCGGCGGCGGCCTTCGCCTATGCCCGCGAAGGCGCACACTGCATCCTGGTCGCCCGCACCGTGGGCGGGCTCGAGGCAGTCGACGACCGGATCAAGTCGATCGGCGGCAGCGCCACACTGGTGCCGCTCGACGTCACCGACGGACCCGGCATCGACCGGCTGGGGGCGGCGCTCCACGAGCGCTACGGCAGGCTCGACGTGCTGCTCGCCTGCGCCGGCGTGCTCGGCACGCTCTCGCCGGTCGGCCATTTCGAGCCGCGCATCTTCGAGCAGGTCATGGCGGTGAACGTGACCGCGAACTGGCGCCTGATGCGTTCGCTCGATCCGCTGCTACGCCAGTCCGACGCCGGCCGGGCGATCTTCGTCACCTCGGGCATCTCGCGCCGCGCCGTGCCCTACTGGGGCGCCTACGCCGCGAGCAAGGCCGCGCTCGACATGCTGGCGTCGATCTACGCCGCCGAGAGCGCCCACACCAGGCTGCGCGTCAACCTCTACAATCCCGGCCCCATGCGAACGGCCATGCGCGCGCTCGCCTTTCCCGGCGAGGATCCGGCGTCGCTGCCGCCGCCCGAGGCGCACGACGAGAACCTCATCGGGCTCGCCCTGCCCGAGTGCACGATGAACGGCCAGTGGGTGGCGGGCGACGAGGCGCTCGGCGCCTAA
- the der gene encoding ribosome biogenesis GTPase Der: protein MPSADTPPRVVPRVAIVGRPNVGKSTLFNRLVGSRHAIVDDTPGVTRDVREAPAQLGDLKFTLLDTAGWETADIARLEGRMRRFTERAVDSVDAVLFLIDARAGVLPLDEAFANWLRKRHEKVIVVANKCEGRAGQTGLAEAHALGFGQPIPVSAEHGEGLSDLHEAMARLVPAVEPEEEESEDAIPDEVSEKHAEAAAAAAARRPLMLAIVGRPNVGKSTLLNRLVGEERVLTGPEAGITRDAIRVEWQWRGRKIRLIDTAGMRRQSRIDHRLEAASVADTLDAVRLADVVVVVLDAANMAEKQDLAVAGRVIDEGRALVVAVNKTDLLAEDRADATRAWRKLNDRLEASFAQVKDVPIVGFSALNGRGVERLMPKVFETYDIWNKRVATPRLNRWLREMETLHPPPLARGRRIRLRFMTQIKTRPPTFVLSVSQPDELGDDYLRFLTNRLRDDFGLPGVPIRLAMRKPKNPYAGRARKR from the coding sequence TTGCCCTCCGCTGACACGCCGCCTCGGGTCGTCCCCAGGGTGGCCATCGTCGGCCGCCCCAACGTCGGAAAATCGACGCTGTTCAATCGCCTGGTCGGCAGCCGTCACGCCATCGTCGACGACACGCCGGGCGTGACCCGCGACGTGCGCGAGGCGCCGGCGCAGCTCGGCGATCTCAAGTTCACCCTGCTCGACACCGCCGGCTGGGAAACCGCGGACATCGCGCGCCTCGAGGGGCGCATGCGCCGCTTCACCGAGCGCGCCGTCGACAGCGTCGACGCCGTGCTGTTCCTGATCGACGCGCGCGCCGGCGTGCTGCCGCTCGACGAGGCCTTCGCCAACTGGCTGCGCAAGCGCCACGAGAAGGTGATCGTCGTCGCCAACAAGTGCGAAGGCCGGGCCGGGCAGACCGGGCTCGCCGAGGCACACGCGCTGGGTTTCGGCCAGCCGATCCCGGTGTCGGCCGAGCACGGCGAGGGGCTGAGCGATCTGCATGAAGCGATGGCGCGCCTCGTCCCGGCGGTCGAGCCGGAGGAAGAGGAGTCGGAAGACGCGATTCCCGACGAGGTGAGCGAGAAGCACGCCGAGGCGGCGGCCGCCGCGGCCGCCCGGCGGCCGCTGATGCTGGCCATCGTCGGCCGGCCCAATGTCGGCAAGTCGACGCTGCTCAACCGCCTGGTCGGCGAGGAGCGTGTGCTGACGGGTCCCGAGGCGGGCATCACGCGCGACGCCATCCGCGTCGAATGGCAATGGCGCGGCCGCAAGATCAGGCTGATCGACACCGCCGGCATGCGGCGCCAGAGCCGCATCGACCATCGCCTGGAGGCCGCCTCGGTCGCCGACACGCTCGACGCGGTGCGGCTGGCCGACGTGGTGGTGGTCGTGCTCGACGCCGCGAACATGGCTGAGAAGCAAGACCTCGCCGTGGCCGGTCGCGTCATCGACGAGGGGCGCGCGCTGGTGGTCGCGGTCAACAAGACCGACCTTCTCGCCGAGGACCGCGCCGACGCCACGCGCGCCTGGCGCAAGCTCAACGACCGCCTCGAGGCATCGTTCGCCCAGGTCAAGGACGTGCCGATCGTCGGCTTCTCGGCGCTGAACGGGCGCGGCGTCGAACGGCTGATGCCCAAGGTGTTCGAGACCTACGACATCTGGAACAAGCGCGTCGCCACGCCCAGGCTGAACCGCTGGCTGCGCGAGATGGAGACGCTGCACCCGCCGCCGCTTGCCAGGGGCCGGCGCATCCGGCTGCGCTTCATGACGCAGATCAAGACGCGGCCGCCGACCTTCGTGCTCTCGGTCAGCCAGCCCGACGAGCTGGGCGACGACTACCTGCGCTTCCTCACCAACCGCCTGCGCGACGATTTCGGCCTGCCCGGCGTGCCGATCCGGCTCGCCATGCGCAAGCCGAAGAACCCCTACGCCGGCCGGGCCAGGAAGCGTTAG